In a genomic window of Scheffersomyces stipitis CBS 6054 chromosome 4, complete sequence:
- a CDS encoding predicted protein, with amino-acid sequence MDFVDFDSFSNDEITGEDNLPHPQPALSLPITSNIETIGKRISSLNTITRSLLKFEGTDEEEGESSSENASKENELAQKYAQMSLNFLKKEETQHGSDGKIANGVDGKSYNDFEHSKATLSTRLSRVLNDSLSETLLREIFSHLEDKYSSYDDSIDELIEPGVVGSMSRKKLRGKVENELIKNQSLVLKEYQPVIKQLKVVEDRLSKLNDLNKVTNDNIENKFKYSSEFNTKVKELNSEKRLINLKKNLLINFKAKFTLNEYEEFVLDSGDINDEFFTVLKKAEEINANCSILLSIENPQLGLKIMSKSNHLINRSVERIINFTNKTLSNLYSLNSKARLRTLHQCMRYLKNKLNYFSNVVNTFVDSRAKVLVDDFLSQIQGNLDSNGNVSTFKRRSSSISSETSSRPIYVSAHDPIRFIGDLLAYVHSLVVNESDTIISIFTFETSESEVEKKEFETIIKDIIDKILKSLVKPVKSKVTQIISAETKLSTSYSIFNLVELYSMMFTKQLSDTSEVSIALKSLVKASQDRLASIISNRLASIRTSNSAQLELNLDLQPPEWIIEFYSDLLPILDQTTTDTIFNFTAEENEEFMKLLVDEPIEIFFEHIGSNKIFESKKDQLILKHNFLDLILSKLLPITIVSDKVIEINEMINTLTQELTQLQLEAILKECGLYDYYNIVNMICPFSDDFFDTSIYEPIKENQLYNKSELLKINEIIQSYIPNALLDIQSSLLKLNPPSIVNEVTTNASLEFVKYYGKLSQINSAFLQETFTWSDFEIATLLGVDEDYTEFIKLVANSG; translated from the coding sequence ATGgattttgtagattttgatTCGTTTCTGAATGATGAAATTACTGGCGAAGATAATTTACCCCATCCACAGCCAGCATTATCGCTTCCTATAACCTCAAATATTGAGACTATTGGCAAAAGGATTTCGAGTTTGAACACGATAACTCGAAGcttgttgaaatttgaGGGTACTGACGAGGAAGAAGGCGAAAGTTCTTCAGAAAATGCCTCtaaagaaaatgaattgGCTCAGAAGTACGCTCAAATGTcattgaatttcttgaagaaggaagagacTCAACATGGTAGTGACGGGAAAATTGCCAATGGTGTAGATGGAAAGTCTTACAATGACTTTGAGCATTCAAAAGCGACATTGTCGACCAGATTGTCGCGTGTGTTAAACGATTCGTTGAGCGAAACGTTACTCCGTGAGATATTTTCCCATTTGGAGGACAAGTATTCCAGCTACGATGATTCCATAGACGAGTTGATAGAGCCCGGAGTTGTTGGATCTATGAGCCGAAAAAAGTTACGTGGCAAAGTGGAAAAcgaattgatcaagaacCAGAGTTTGGTTCTTAAGGAATATCAGCCTGTaatcaagcaattgaaagttgtagaagacaGGTTGTCGAAGCTTAACGATTTGAACAAAGTCACCAACGACAACATAGaaaacaagttcaagtatTCGAGCGAGTTTAATACTAAGGTGAAAGAGTTGAACAGTGAGAAAAGACTTataaacttgaagaagaatttactcatcaacttcaaggcTAAGTTCACCTTGAATGAGTATGAAGAGTTTGTCTTGGATTCTGGGGATATCAATGACGAATTCTTTACAGTGTTAAAGAAGGCTGAAGAGATCAATGCAAACTGTTCCATTTTGTTGTCGATTGAAAATCCTCAGCTAGGATTGAAAATAATGTCGAAGAGCAACCATTTGATCAACAGATCTGTAGAGAGAAtcatcaatttcaccaACAAAACGTTGAGCAATTTGTACTCATTGAACTCCAAGGCTCGTTTGCGCACTTTGCACCAATGCATGCgatacttgaagaacaaactCAACTACTTCTCCAATGTCGTCAACACATTTGTAGATTCCAGAGCCAAAGTATTGGTAGATGACTTTTTGAGCCAGATTCAGGGCAATTTGGATAGCAATGGAAACGTTTCGACTTTTAAGAGAAGATCTCTGTCGATTTCAAGTGAAACTTCCTCGAGACCCATTTATGTTTCTGCTCATGATCCTATTCGTTTCATTGGTGATCTTCTTGCCTACGTCCACTCGCTCGTCGTAAACGAGTCAGATACCATCATCAGCATTTTCACATTCGAGACTTCCGAAAGCGAAGTAGAAAAAAAGGAGTTTGAAACTATCATCAAAGACATTATAGACAAAATTCTCAAGTCGTTGGTGAAACCTGTGAAATCAAAAGTTACCCAAATCATTTCAGCCGAAACCAAGTTGTCCACGAGTTACTCgatcttcaacttggtcgAATTGTATTCCATGATGTTTACAAAACAGTTACTGGATACCAGTGAAGTATCTATAGCGTTGAAACTGTTAGTAAAAGCCTCACAAGATAGATTAGCCTCTATTATAAGCAACAGATTGGCCAGCATTAGAACGAGTAACCTGGCGCAGTTGGAGTTGAATCTTGATTTGCAGCCACCTGAATGGATCATAGAATTCTACTCggatcttcttccaattttaGACCAAACTACAACTGATACGATCTTCAACTTTACTgcagaagaaaacgaagagtTCATGAAGTTGCTTGTGGATGAACCTATCGAAATCTTTTTTGAGCACATTGGTAGCAACAAAATCTTTGAATCCAAAAAAGATCAATTGATTCTTAAGCATAACTTCTTGGATTTAATTTTATCCAAACTATTACCCATCACCATTGTGAGCGATAAAGTGATCGAGATCAACGAAATGATCAATACTTTAACTCAAGAGTTGACCCAATTACAACTTGAAGCAATTTTGAAGGAATGTGGTCTCTATGATTACTACAACATTGTCAACATGATCTGTCCCTTCAGTGACGACTTCTTCGACACGTCTATTTACGAGccaatcaaagaaaaccAATTGTACAATAAGTCGGAATTGCTTAAGATTAATGAAATCATCCAGAGTTATATTCCAAATGCATTACTTGACATCCAGCTGTCGCTATTGAAGCTAAACCCACCTAGTATTGTCAATGAAGTTACCACGAATGCGTCGCTTGAATTTGTAAAGTACTATGGCAAGTTGAGCCAAATAAACAGTGCATTTTTACAAGAAACATTTACCTGGTCCGACTTTGAAATCGCAACCTTGTTAGGTGTAGATGAAGACTACACTGAATTCATAAAATTGGTAGCCAATTCTGGTTAA
- a CDS encoding predicted protein — protein sequence MVEAIETSKKVPRRRFVGKKPGAPDESSENGSALVSSTKNKHLGRVMNQIPDDILNDKELNEAIKLLPSNYNFEIQKTVWNIKKHGAKRVALQMPEGLLIYSLIISDILEQFCEVETVVMGDVSYGACCIDDYTARSLDCDFIVHYAHSCLVPIDITAIKVLYVFVTINIDESHLINTIKLNFDQGSQLAVFGTIQFNPTIHSAKAKLESDSEKPIYLIPPQTRPLSKGEVLGCTSARLNKDHISGMIYIGDGRFHLESSMIHNPEIPAYRYDPYSRKFTREYYDQKEMIQVRDDAIKTASKAKKIGLILGALGRQGNPVTLDKLEQSLSSRGIQVVKIILSEIFPQKLSMFDDVDAFVQVACPRLSIDWGYAFNKPLLTPYEAMVMLEQDTKWSEKYYPMDYYAKDGYGRGKIPDHINVI from the coding sequence ATGGTGGAAGCTATTGAAACCAGCAAGAAAGTACCGAGAAGACGTTTTGTGGGAAAGAAACCTGGAGCACCTGAtgaatcttctgaaaatGGATCTGCTTTAGTTTCTTCTACCAAGAACAAACATCTAGGGAGAGTCATGAACCAGATCCCTGACGATATTTTGAACGACAAGGAGTTGAATGAAGCGATAAAGCTTTTGCCATCGAATTACAACtttgaaattcagaagaCTGTATGGAATATCAAAAAACATGGCGCCAAAAGAGTTGCTCTCCAGATGCCCGAAGGCTTGCTAATCTACTCATTGATCATTTCTGATATCTTGGAGCAGTTCTGTGAAGTCGAAACTGTAGTGATGGGAGATGTATCATATGGTGCGTGTTGTATCGACGACTATACGGCTAGATCACTTGATTGTGACTTCATTGTTCATTATGCCCATTCATGTTTGGTTCCTATAGACATCACTGCCATCAAGGTGTTGTACGTTTTTGTCACCATCAACATCGATGAATCCCATTTGATCAACACGATCAAGTTAAACTTCGACCAAGGCTCGCAATTAGCTGTGTTTGGTACTATTCAGTTCAACCCCACTATTCACAGCGCGAAAGCCAAACTAGAGAGCGATTCAGAGAAACCTATATACTTAATACCTCCCCAGACTAGACCTCTTTCCAAGGGTGAAGTATTGGGCTGCACATCGGCCAGACTCAACAAGGATCATATAAGCGGAATGATATACATCGGAGATGGCCGTTTCCACTTGGAAAGTTCCATGATCCACAACCCAGAAATCCCAGCATATAGATACGACCCTTACTCAAGAAAGTTCACCAGAGAGTATTACGACCAGAAGGAAATGATCCAGGTAAGAGACGATGCCATAAAGACAGCATcaaaagcaaagaagataGGCCTCATACTCGGAGCTCTTGGAAGGCAAGGAAACCCCGTAACTCTAGACAAGCTTGAGCAATCGTTATCTTCTCGAGGCATTCAGGTAGTCAAGATCATCTTGAGTGAAATTTTTCCTCAGAAGCTTTCGATGTTTGATGATGTAGACGCCTTTGTGCAAGTGGCCTGCCCCAGATTATCTATAGACTGGGGTTACGCCTTCAACAAGCCGCTACTAACTCCTTACGAGGCTATGGTGATGCTAGAACAAGATACTAAATGGAGTGAAAAGTATTATCCTATGGATTACTATGCTAAGGACGGCTATGGACGAGGAAAAATCCCCGACCATATCAACGTTATATAA
- the IDP1 gene encoding Isocitrate dehydrogenase [NADP], mitochondrial precursor (Oxalosuccinate decarboxylase) (IDH) (NADP(+)-specific ICDH) (IDP) (CtIDP1) (go_function oxidoreductase activity~go_process metabolism) yields the protein MFRASIYKHSAHRALSARSFSVSAAALAKIKVKNPIVELDGDEMTRIIWQRIKDKLINPYLDIDLKYYDLGIESRDATDDKITIDAANAIKEYGVGVKCATITPDEQRVEEFGLKKMWLSPNGTIRNILGGTVFRESIIIPRVPRLIPGWKEPIVIGRHAHGDQYKATDLVISEPGKVELVFTPANGGAPETRTVYDYKSPGVALAMYNTDESIRGFAHSSFKMALTKKLPLYMSTKNTILKKYDGRFKDIFQEIYEAEYASQFKAAGLWYEHRLIDDMVAQMIKSKGGFVMALKNYDGDVQSDIVAQGFGSLGLMTSVLMTPDGKAFESEAAHGTVTRHYRQHQQGKETSTNSIASIFAWSRGIAQRGRLDNTPEVVDFANTLEKATLDTVQEDGIMTKDLALACGKTDRASYVTTTEFLDAVADKLKAQVKV from the coding sequence ATGTTTAGAGCCTCCATTTACAAACATTCCGCCCACAGGGCCCTTTCAGCCAGAAGCTTCTCGGTTTCTGCCGCAGCCTTGGCCAAGATCAAGGTCAAAAACCCCATTGTCGAGTTGGACGGTGACGAAATGACTAGAATCATATGGCAGAGAATCAAGGATAAGTTGATAAACCCATACTTGGACATCGACTTGAAGTACTATGATTTGGGCATCGAGTCCAGAGATGCTACTGACGACAAGATCACTATCGACGCAGCCAATGCCATTAAGGAATACGGAGTTGGGGTCAAATGTGCCACCATTACTCCCGACGAACAGAGAGTCGAAGAATTCggcttgaagaaaatgtgGTTGTCTCCCAATGGTACCATCAGAAACATATTGGGTGGTACCGTCTTCAGAGAATCCATTATCATCCCCAGAGTGCCTAGACTTATTCCTGGCTGGAAGGAGCCTATTGTCATTGGTAGACACGCCCATGGAGACCAGTATAAGGCTACAGACTTGGTTATCAGCGAACCAGGTAAGGTTGAGTTAGTATTTACTCCTGCAAATGGTGGAGCCCCAGAAACCAGGACTGTCTACGACTACAAGAGTCCTGGTGTAGCCTTGGCCATGTACAATACTGATGAGTCTATTCGTGGTTTTGCACACTCCTCGTTCAAGATGGCCttgaccaagaagttgCCTTTGTACATGTCTACCAAGAAcaccatcttgaagaagtacgACGGTAGATTCAAGGACATCTTCCAAGAGATATACGAAGCCGAATACGCATCTCAATTCAAGGCTGCTGGCTTGTGGTACGAACACAGATTGATCGATGACATGGTAGCCCAGATGATCAAGTCTAAGGGAGGCTTTGTCATGGCCTTGAAGAACTACGACGGTGATGTACAATCCGACATCGTTGCTCAAGGGTTTGGATCCTTGGGCTTGATGACTTCCGTGTTGATGACTCCAGACGGAAAGGCTTTCGAATCGGAGGCTGCCCACGGAACTGTCACCAGACATTACAGACAACACCAGCAAGGTAAGGAGACTTCCACCAACTCCATTGCTTCTATCTTTGCTTGGTCCAGAGGTATTGCCCAAAGAGGTAGACTCGACAACACCCCAGAAGTTGTCGACTTCGCAAACACTCTTGAAAAGGCTACCCTTGACACTGTGCAAGAAGATGGCATCATGACCAAGGACTTGGCTTTGGCTTGTGGTAAGACCGACAGAGCCTCTTATGTGACTACAACCGAGTTTTTGGATGCTGTTGCCGACAAATTGAAGGCTCAAGTCAAGGTCTAG